The following coding sequences are from one Rutidosis leptorrhynchoides isolate AG116_Rl617_1_P2 chromosome 11, CSIRO_AGI_Rlap_v1, whole genome shotgun sequence window:
- the LOC139877466 gene encoding 26S proteasome regulatory subunit 4 homolog A-like, with translation MGQGTPGGLNRQNQSDKKPDGSEKKGKKFEPAAPPARVGRKQRKQKGPEAAARLPTVTPHTKCRLRLLKLERIKDYLLMEEEFVANQERLKPQEEKTEEDRSKVDDLRGSPMSVGNLEELIDENHAIVPSSVGPEYYVGILSFVDKDQLEPGCAILMHNKVLSVVGLLQDDVDPMVSVMKVEKAPLESYADIGGLDAQIQEIKEAVELPLTHPELYEDIGIKPPKGVILYGEPGTGKTLLAKAVANSTSATFLRVVGSELIQKYLGDGPKLVRELFRVADDLSPSIVFIDEIDAVGTKRYDAHSGGEREIQRTMLELLNQLDGFDSRGDVKVILATNKIESLDPALLRPGRIDRKIEFPLPDIKTRRRIFTIHTSRMTLSDDVNLEEFVMTKDEFSGADIKAICTEAGLLALRERRMKVTHADFKKAKDKVMFKKKEGVPEGLYM, from the exons ATGGGTCAAGGAACGCCAGGAGGACTGAACCGTCAAAATCAATCCGATAAAAAACCAGACGGTTCAGAAAAAAAGGGAAAAAAATTCGAACCGGCGGCACCACCGGCTCGCGTGGGCCGGAAACAACGAAAACAAAAAGGACCGGAAGCAGCAGCTAGGTTACCAACAGTAACACCACATACAAAATGCAGGTTACGTTTACTAAAATTAGAAAGAATCAAAGATTACTTATTAATGGAAGAAGAATTTGTAGCAAATCAAGAACGATTGAAACCACAAGAGGAAAAAACTGAAGAGGATCGATCTAAAGTTGATGATTTGAGAGGCTCACCGATGAGTGTGGGGAATTTGGAAGAATTAATTGATGAAAATCATGCGATTGTTCCGAGCTCGGTGGGACCGGAGTATTATGTTGGGATATTGTCGTTTGTTGATAAAGATCAGCTGGAACCTGGTTGTGCTATTTTGATGCATAATAAG GTTCTGTCTGTTGTTGGGCTTCTTCAAGACGATGTTGACCCAATGGTGTCTGTAATGAAGGTTGAAAAGGCTCCTTTGGAGTCTTATGCTGATATCGGTGGGCTCGATGCCCAGATACAAGAGATTAAGGAGGCTGTCGAGCTCCCTTTGACTCACCCTGAATTATACGAGGACATCGGTATCAAACCTCCAAAGGGAGTTATACTATATGGAGAACCAGGAACCGGCAAAACGTTACTTGCAAAG GCTGTGGCTAACTCCACGTCAGCAACGTTCTTACGTGTCGTTGGAAGTGAGTTGATTCAAAAGTACCTTGGTGATGGTCCTAAGTTGGTCAGAGAGCTTTTTAGAGTTGCTGATGACTTATCCCCATCTATCGTTTTCATCGACGAAATTGATGCTGTTGGTACAAAGAG GTATGATGCACACTCTGGTGGTGAACGTGAAATTCAGAGGACTATGTTGGAACTTTTGAATCAGTTGGATGGTTTTGATTCTAGAGGTGATGTTAAAGTCATACTTGCAACTAATAAGATCGAAAGTCTTGACCCTGCGTTGCTTCGACCCGGTCGTATCGATAGGAAGATCGAGTTCCCTCTTCCCGACATCAAAACTAGGAGGCGCATATTCACG ATACACACATCAAGAATGACCTTATCTGATGACGTGAATTTGGAAGAATTTGTTATGACTAAAGATGAATTCTCCGGGGCTGATATTAAGGCTATTTGTACCGAAGCTGGATTGCTTGCTTTGAGAGAACGCCGAATGAAG GTAACACATGCGGATTTTAAGAAGGCAAAGGATAAGGTTATGTTCAAAAAGAAGGAAGGTGTACCAGAAGGACTTTATATGTAA